Proteins encoded by one window of Collimonas fungivorans:
- a CDS encoding OmpA family protein — protein sequence MSFSATAADAGETNFPALDSSYLKTGDFVGPDHVKRVTPGQHKDQVRRELGNPHFSEGIFNVREWDYAFNFYTGKGNEYVTCQFKVKFDSDNRATSTHWKDPDCEKYINPPQAKDAPVAEKILPRRVELGADGLFAFGKSELGNLDPAGRGKLDDLANRLKQDEVKLSSVVVTGHTDRIGSEEANLALSQARADTIRNYLIQKGVDGRLVRAYGAGKGKPVVQCPGQKLTPQLVQCLQPNRRIEIKIVGEQ from the coding sequence ATGAGCTTTTCCGCCACGGCGGCCGATGCCGGCGAAACCAATTTTCCGGCGCTTGACAGTTCCTACCTGAAGACCGGAGATTTTGTCGGCCCGGACCACGTAAAACGCGTAACGCCGGGCCAGCACAAAGATCAGGTGCGCCGCGAGCTCGGCAACCCGCATTTCAGCGAAGGCATCTTCAACGTGCGCGAGTGGGATTACGCGTTCAATTTTTATACGGGCAAGGGCAATGAGTACGTTACCTGCCAGTTCAAGGTGAAGTTCGACTCCGACAATCGGGCTACATCTACCCATTGGAAGGATCCGGACTGCGAAAAGTACATCAATCCGCCTCAAGCCAAAGATGCGCCGGTAGCAGAGAAAATCTTGCCGCGCCGCGTGGAGTTGGGTGCAGACGGCCTGTTTGCATTTGGCAAATCGGAGCTCGGCAACCTGGATCCGGCAGGACGCGGCAAACTCGACGATCTGGCAAACCGTCTCAAGCAGGACGAAGTCAAATTGTCGTCGGTAGTCGTGACCGGGCACACGGACCGGATTGGTTCTGAAGAGGCAAACCTTGCATTGTCGCAGGCAAGAGCCGATACGATCCGCAATTATTTAATACAGAAAGGTGTGGACGGCCGCCTGGTGCGGGCATATGGCGCCGGCAAAGGCAAGCCGGTGGTTCAATGCCCGGGCCAGAAACTGACGCCGCAACTGGTGCAGTGCCTGCAACCCAACCGGCGCATCGAGATCAAAATCGTCGGCGAGCAATAA